Proteins from a single region of Rhodospirillales bacterium:
- a CDS encoding acyl-CoA dehydrogenase, which produces MTTYAAPIRDIRFVLENLCALEDVSALPGLEEAAPDLVFAVLDEADKFASGVLAPLNQQGDHQGSRLVDGAVRTPEGWRDAYASFAEGGWNGAVFDVEYGGMGLPWLVNAAIQEMMHAANMAFALCPMLTQGAIEALVFNASDDLKARYLPKMVSGEWTGTMNLTEAGAGSDLGAVRTRAERSGDHYLISGQKIFITYGDHDLTENIIHLVLARTPDAPPGVKGISLFAVPKMMAGENGTPGKPNDVACVSLEHKLGIHASPTAVLAFGDHGGAVGYLVGEENRGLEYMFVMMNMARLVVGIQGLGVSERAYQQALQYARERIQGPPAGTDPKQRLPIFDHPDVRRMLMTMKAYTEAMRAVALTAARSIDFAHRDTDAARKAYHQGRADLLTPIVKGWLTEMSVELTSLAVQVHGGMGYVEETGVAQHFRDARITTIYEGTTAIQANDLVGRKIIRDKGKAVGVLLDEMRQLDSELATNANAACAAMRGPLASSIDALAKVVDWLLGDASRDPRLPAGAACNVLKMAGIVIGGYQMARAAVSARGRLDAGDGDPRFLEAKIATATFYAEQILPQAGALLPIIVDGTSSIMALQDDQF; this is translated from the coding sequence ATGACGACGTACGCAGCACCGATTCGTGACATCCGGTTTGTGCTCGAGAACCTGTGTGCCTTGGAGGACGTATCGGCTCTGCCCGGCCTCGAGGAAGCAGCGCCGGACTTGGTGTTCGCCGTTCTCGACGAGGCGGACAAGTTCGCCTCCGGAGTCCTCGCGCCGCTCAATCAGCAAGGCGATCATCAAGGCTCTCGTCTCGTCGATGGCGCCGTGCGGACGCCTGAAGGCTGGCGCGACGCCTACGCGTCGTTTGCCGAGGGCGGCTGGAATGGCGCGGTCTTCGATGTCGAGTACGGCGGCATGGGGTTGCCCTGGCTGGTCAACGCCGCCATTCAGGAAATGATGCACGCCGCCAATATGGCGTTCGCCTTGTGCCCGATGCTCACGCAAGGGGCGATCGAGGCCCTGGTCTTCAATGCCTCGGACGATCTCAAGGCGCGCTATCTGCCGAAGATGGTTTCCGGCGAATGGACCGGGACGATGAACCTGACCGAAGCCGGGGCCGGCTCGGATCTTGGCGCGGTACGGACCCGCGCGGAACGCAGCGGCGATCACTATCTGATCTCTGGCCAGAAGATCTTCATCACCTACGGTGATCACGATCTCACCGAGAACATCATTCACCTTGTCTTGGCGCGCACGCCGGATGCCCCTCCGGGAGTCAAGGGCATCTCCCTGTTCGCCGTTCCGAAGATGATGGCGGGCGAAAACGGCACGCCGGGCAAACCCAACGACGTGGCTTGCGTTTCGCTCGAACACAAGCTCGGCATCCACGCGAGCCCGACGGCGGTACTCGCCTTCGGCGATCACGGTGGCGCCGTCGGCTACCTCGTTGGCGAAGAAAACCGCGGCCTCGAATACATGTTCGTGATGATGAACATGGCCCGCCTGGTCGTCGGCATTCAGGGGCTGGGCGTTTCCGAACGGGCCTACCAGCAGGCGCTGCAATACGCGCGCGAGCGCATCCAGGGACCGCCGGCGGGAACCGATCCGAAACAGCGCCTGCCGATTTTTGATCATCCGGACGTCCGCCGGATGCTGATGACGATGAAGGCGTATACCGAGGCAATGCGCGCGGTGGCGCTGACCGCCGCGCGTTCGATCGACTTCGCCCACCGGGATACCGACGCGGCCCGCAAGGCGTATCACCAGGGGCGCGCGGACCTGTTGACGCCGATCGTCAAGGGCTGGCTGACGGAGATGTCGGTCGAACTCACCTCGCTGGCGGTGCAGGTCCATGGCGGAATGGGCTACGTCGAGGAAACCGGCGTGGCGCAGCACTTCCGCGACGCACGGATCACGACGATCTATGAGGGCACGACGGCCATCCAGGCAAACGATCTCGTCGGCCGCAAAATTATCCGCGATAAGGGCAAAGCAGTCGGCGTGCTTCTTGACGAGATGCGCCAGCTCGATAGCGAACTGGCCACCAATGCGAACGCCGCTTGTGCGGCGATGCGTGGGCCGCTTGCGAGCAGCATCGATGCCTTGGCAAAGGTGGTCGACTGGCTGCTTGGTGACGCGTCCCGCGATCCGCGTCTGCCGGCCGGTGCCGCGTGCAACGTGCTGAAGATGGCCGGGATCGTCATCGGCGGCTATCAGATGGCACGGGCGGCGGTCTCGGCGCGCGGTCGGCTCGATGCCGGTGACGGTGATCCGCGCTTTCTTGAAGCCAAGATCGCGACAGCGACGTTTTACGCCGAGCAGATTCTGCCGCAGGCCGGGGCACTACTGCCGATCATCGTCGATGGTACGTCGTCGATCATGGCACTCCAGGATGATCAGTTCTGA
- a CDS encoding electron transfer flavoprotein-ubiquinone oxidoreductase, whose product MSREAMEFDVVIVGGGPSGLTTAIRLKQLSAQQDREISVCVIEKGSEVGAHILSGAVIEPRALDELIPDWRDKGAPLNTPAGDDSFLFLTEKKAIRLPTPPQMHNHGNYIISLGNLCRWLAQQAEELGVEVYPGFAAAEILYDENGRVVGVATGDMGVGKDGEQTENYQPGVELRGTYTIFAEGCRGSLTKTLTSRYNLRDGVQPQTFGIGIKELWEVDPANHHPGKVVHTVGWPVDTHTYGGSFLYHFEDNQVAVGFVIGLDYQNPFLSPFDEMQRFKTHPVIRTTFEGGRRIAYGARALAEGGFQSIPKLVFPGGALIGDTAGFLNVPKIKGIHTAMKSAMTCADAVFAALASDAPPAVLDAYPEALKTTWLWDELKRVRNIRPSFRWGMWGGIAYSALETYLLRGKAPWTLSHHEDHAMLKPAAECQRIEYPKPDGVIAFDKLSSVYISNTNHEENQPCHLTLKDPSVPVAINLARYDGPEQRFCPAGVYEFVEEDGASRLQINAANCVHCKTCDIKDPTQNINWVVPEGGGGPNYPNM is encoded by the coding sequence ATGAGCCGGGAAGCAATGGAATTCGACGTCGTGATCGTCGGCGGCGGCCCTTCGGGGCTGACCACGGCGATCCGTCTGAAGCAGCTCAGCGCGCAGCAAGACCGCGAAATCAGTGTCTGCGTCATCGAGAAGGGATCGGAGGTCGGCGCGCACATCCTCTCGGGGGCGGTGATCGAGCCGCGCGCGCTGGATGAGTTGATCCCGGACTGGCGAGACAAGGGGGCGCCGCTGAACACACCCGCCGGCGATGATTCCTTTCTGTTCCTGACCGAGAAGAAAGCCATCCGGCTGCCGACCCCGCCGCAGATGCATAATCATGGCAATTACATCATCAGCCTCGGCAATCTCTGCCGCTGGCTGGCGCAGCAGGCCGAGGAACTCGGCGTCGAGGTATATCCCGGCTTCGCCGCTGCCGAGATTCTCTATGATGAAAACGGGCGCGTCGTCGGCGTCGCCACGGGCGATATGGGGGTCGGCAAGGACGGCGAGCAGACCGAGAACTACCAGCCGGGGGTCGAGCTGCGCGGCACTTATACGATTTTCGCCGAGGGCTGCCGCGGCTCGCTGACCAAGACGCTCACCTCCCGCTACAACCTGCGCGACGGCGTGCAGCCCCAGACCTTCGGCATTGGCATCAAGGAACTGTGGGAGGTCGACCCCGCAAATCACCATCCCGGCAAGGTGGTGCACACCGTCGGCTGGCCGGTCGATACCCATACCTACGGCGGCTCGTTCCTCTACCACTTCGAGGATAATCAGGTGGCGGTCGGCTTCGTCATCGGCCTCGACTATCAGAACCCGTTCCTCTCGCCGTTCGACGAAATGCAGCGGTTCAAGACCCACCCAGTGATCCGCACCACCTTCGAGGGCGGGCGACGCATCGCCTATGGCGCCCGCGCGCTCGCCGAAGGCGGCTTCCAGTCGATCCCCAAGCTGGTGTTCCCGGGCGGCGCCTTGATCGGCGATACCGCCGGCTTCCTCAACGTGCCCAAGATCAAGGGCATTCACACGGCGATGAAATCGGCGATGACCTGCGCCGATGCGGTATTCGCCGCGCTTGCCTCCGATGCGCCGCCGGCGGTACTCGATGCCTACCCCGAAGCGCTGAAGACCACCTGGTTGTGGGACGAACTCAAGCGGGTGCGCAACATCCGTCCGTCGTTTCGCTGGGGGATGTGGGGCGGCATCGCATATTCGGCGCTCGAGACTTACCTGTTGCGCGGCAAGGCGCCATGGACGCTGTCCCACCACGAAGACCACGCGATGCTCAAGCCGGCCGCCGAATGCCAGCGCATCGAGTATCCCAAGCCGGACGGGGTGATCGCGTTCGATAAGCTGTCGTCGGTCTACATCTCCAATACCAATCACGAGGAAAACCAGCCCTGCCACCTGACGCTCAAGGATCCGAGCGTGCCAGTGGCGATCAACCTCGCCCGCTACGACGGCCCGGAGCAGCGCTTTTGCCCGGCCGGCGTCTACGAGTTTGTCGAGGAGGACGGCGCCAGCCGCCTGCAGATCAACGCCGCCAACTGCGTGCACTGCAAGACCTGCGACATTAAGGACCCGACCCAGAACATCAACTGGGTGGTCCCCGAGGGCGGCGGTGGTCCGAACTACCCGAACATGTAG
- a CDS encoding calcium-binding protein, producing MTTIIGHVYIGTPVGDVLDGSAAADVIVGNGGNDSISGDPVDSIAGGDDIITGDGGDDQIDGGIGNDFINGGSGNDWIAGGPCSSAGYGVADADTLIGGGGDDVIYGYSGDDSLAGNSGNDVLDGGDGNDSLAGGSESDTLSGGCGNDWLLGGRDADQLSGDWGNDTIVGGADSDSISGGDGNDVVYAGTGDDTVLGDNGDDRIWGDSGNDRIDGGLGGDRLTGGAGNDTLDGSSGDDTLDGGSGDDAVSDSDGDSSSQNLLRGGAGNDTLSALNGHDTLYGGAGDDWLIKQLFGSAILNGGGGNDTIVSGGFEPATLVGGAGDDVLRSVQSSDVLIGGAGADTFAFSSARVYGSGADRINDFHAAEGDVIDLSLFDFADLDAVFATFSAQGTGTLISLPSGSVFVAGISPDDLAHADNFLI from the coding sequence ATGACCACCATCATCGGTCACGTTTATATCGGAACACCGGTCGGCGATGTGCTCGACGGCTCGGCAGCGGCTGATGTCATCGTCGGCAATGGCGGCAACGATTCGATCTCTGGCGATCCCGTCGATAGTATCGCCGGCGGCGATGACATCATCACCGGTGACGGTGGCGACGATCAGATCGACGGCGGGATCGGCAACGACTTCATTAACGGCGGTTCGGGAAACGACTGGATCGCAGGCGGACCCTGCTCGTCGGCGGGTTACGGCGTTGCCGACGCCGACACACTGATCGGCGGCGGCGGCGATGATGTCATTTACGGGTACAGCGGCGACGATAGCCTCGCCGGCAACTCGGGCAACGACGTCCTCGATGGCGGGGACGGCAACGACAGCCTCGCCGGCGGCAGCGAATCCGACACCTTATCGGGCGGATGCGGCAATGACTGGCTGCTCGGTGGCCGCGATGCCGATCAGCTCTCCGGCGATTGGGGCAATGACACCATTGTCGGCGGAGCGGACAGCGATTCGATCAGCGGCGGCGATGGCAACGACGTTGTCTACGCCGGCACCGGCGATGATACGGTGTTGGGCGATAACGGCGACGACCGTATCTGGGGCGATAGCGGCAATGATCGGATTGACGGCGGTTTAGGGGGCGACCGGCTCACGGGGGGCGCCGGCAACGATACCCTCGACGGCAGCAGCGGCGACGACACGCTCGACGGCGGCAGCGGCGACGACGCGGTCAGTGACTCGGATGGCGACAGCAGCAGCCAGAATCTGCTGAGGGGTGGCGCCGGCAACGATACGCTCTCTGCGCTGAACGGGCACGATACGCTCTATGGCGGCGCTGGCGATGACTGGCTGATCAAGCAACTGTTCGGATCGGCCATTTTGAACGGTGGTGGCGGCAACGATACGATCGTCAGCGGCGGTTTCGAGCCCGCGACGCTCGTCGGCGGGGCCGGTGACGACGTGCTGCGCAGTGTGCAAAGCAGTGATGTGCTCATCGGCGGCGCCGGCGCCGATACCTTCGCTTTCTCCTCTGCGCGCGTTTACGGCAGCGGCGCCGATCGTATCAACGACTTCCACGCCGCGGAAGGCGACGTCATCGACCTTTCCCTTTTCGACTTTGCCGACTTGGACGCGGTGTTCGCGACGTTCTCGGCACAAGGGACCGGCACGCTGATCTCGTTGCCGTCGGGGAGCGTCTTCGTCGCCGGCATCAGCCCTGACGACCTCGCTCACGCCGACAATTTCCTCATCTAA
- a CDS encoding acetyl/propionyl/methylcrotonyl-CoA carboxylase subunit alpha yields the protein MFKKILIANRGEIACRIARTARKMGIKTVAVYSDADKYSRHVRACDEAVYIGPSAAAESYLVIEKIVSACRRMGADAVHPGYGFLSERTAFCKALNDEGIAFIGPNAEVIRLMGDKITANRAAKEAGVPTVPGHWDQIATPEEAVGIAEGIGFPVMLKAAAGGGGKGIRTARDEAELKEAFRLATSEARSAFGDDRVFIEKFIEQPRHIEIQILGDRHGNVIHLDERECSIQRRHQKVIEEAPSPFLDGATRREMGMRAVALAKACGYDSAGTCEFIVDQRRNFFFLEMNTRLQVEHSVTEFTHSIDLVEWMIRIAAGEELTIRQQDVQPHGWSIESRVYAEDPNRKFMPSTGRLVRYREPVESDEVRVDSGVYEGGEISMFYDPMISKVTTWGRDRDSAIALMRRALDEFYIKGVHHNIAFLTALMANPRFLQGRLSTAFIAEEYPEGFSPAPLEPGDIDSIIAVSMLMHLRYMYRAKDVSGQMPGYGRKLHSDWVACIAKTYFPVSVEEHAGRGSEEGFDILRDGHTLSIRSDWVVGDPVLRCTINAVPHSFKVERVGIGYRLYHLGAEVDVLVYTKAVAELAKMMPERLPPDMSKYLVSPMPGLLHSLAVEAGERVDSGDELAVVQAMKMENILRAAQAGKVSKLHAKAGDTLSVGQIIIEFE from the coding sequence ATGTTCAAGAAGATTCTAATCGCCAATCGTGGCGAAATCGCCTGCCGAATCGCGCGAACCGCGCGCAAGATGGGCATCAAGACCGTTGCCGTGTATTCGGACGCGGATAAGTACAGCCGGCACGTGCGGGCATGCGACGAGGCGGTCTATATCGGTCCCTCGGCCGCGGCTGAAAGTTACCTTGTCATTGAAAAGATTGTCTCCGCCTGCCGACGGATGGGCGCCGATGCCGTGCATCCCGGCTACGGCTTCCTGTCGGAGCGGACGGCCTTCTGCAAGGCGCTGAACGACGAGGGCATTGCCTTCATCGGCCCGAATGCCGAGGTCATCCGGCTGATGGGCGATAAGATCACCGCCAATCGGGCGGCGAAGGAAGCGGGCGTCCCTACCGTGCCGGGCCATTGGGACCAGATCGCTACGCCGGAAGAGGCGGTCGGCATTGCCGAGGGGATCGGCTTTCCCGTCATGCTCAAGGCAGCGGCCGGCGGCGGCGGCAAGGGTATCCGCACCGCACGCGACGAGGCCGAGTTGAAGGAAGCCTTCCGTCTGGCCACCTCCGAGGCGCGCTCGGCTTTCGGCGATGACCGGGTGTTCATCGAGAAATTCATCGAGCAGCCGCGCCATATCGAAATCCAGATACTCGGCGACCGCCACGGTAACGTCATCCATCTCGACGAGCGCGAATGCTCGATCCAGCGCCGCCACCAGAAAGTCATCGAGGAGGCGCCCTCGCCGTTCCTTGACGGCGCAACCCGGCGCGAGATGGGGATGCGCGCCGTAGCCCTGGCCAAGGCCTGTGGCTACGATTCCGCCGGCACCTGCGAATTCATCGTCGACCAACGGCGCAACTTCTTCTTCCTGGAGATGAACACCCGCCTGCAGGTCGAACACTCGGTAACCGAATTCACCCATTCGATCGACCTCGTCGAATGGATGATCCGCATCGCCGCCGGCGAAGAGCTGACCATCCGCCAGCAGGACGTGCAACCGCACGGCTGGTCGATCGAGTCCCGCGTCTACGCCGAGGATCCGAACCGCAAGTTCATGCCCTCGACCGGCCGGTTGGTCCGCTACCGCGAGCCGGTGGAAAGCGATGAAGTCCGGGTTGATTCCGGCGTCTATGAAGGCGGCGAGATCAGCATGTTCTACGATCCGATGATCTCCAAGGTGACCACCTGGGGACGGGATCGTGACAGTGCCATCGCGCTGATGCGGCGCGCGCTCGACGAGTTTTATATCAAGGGCGTCCATCACAACATCGCCTTCCTGACCGCGCTGATGGCCAATCCGCGCTTCCTGCAGGGACGGCTGAGCACCGCCTTCATCGCCGAGGAGTATCCCGAAGGCTTCTCGCCAGCGCCGCTCGAGCCGGGCGATATCGACAGCATCATCGCCGTCTCGATGCTCATGCACCTGCGCTACATGTACCGGGCCAAGGATGTTAGCGGGCAGATGCCCGGCTACGGCCGCAAACTGCATTCGGACTGGGTGGCGTGCATTGCCAAGACCTACTTCCCGGTTTCGGTCGAAGAACACGCCGGGCGCGGCTCGGAGGAAGGCTTCGATATTCTTCGTGACGGCCACACGCTGTCGATCCGCAGCGACTGGGTGGTCGGCGATCCGGTGCTCCGCTGCACCATCAACGCCGTGCCGCACTCGTTCAAGGTCGAGCGGGTGGGTATCGGCTATCGCCTCTACCACCTCGGCGCCGAGGTCGACGTTCTCGTCTACACCAAGGCGGTTGCCGAGCTGGCGAAAATGATGCCGGAACGCCTGCCGCCGGATATGTCGAAGTACCTTGTCTCGCCGATGCCGGGACTGTTGCATTCGCTGGCCGTCGAAGCGGGCGAACGGGTCGATTCCGGCGACGAACTCGCCGTCGTCCAGGCGATGAAGATGGAAAACATCCTTCGCGCCGCCCAGGCCGGAAAGGTCAGTAAGCTGCACGCCAAGGCGGGCGATACGCTGTCCGTCGGCCAGATCATCATCGAGTTCGAATAG